The window AGCGTTTGTCGCGGGCGTCTGAGGGGCAGTTTGCGCATTGCTTCCTGCCGGCGTCTCGGGAACCGCACACCCGCCCACGCAGACCGCGAGTGCGAGAGGCAGCACGCTTAAAGAGTCACGCATGTCTCTAGGGCTATCGACCGTATGGGGCTACGCATGTTCGCGGTTCCTCGACCCGGAGCCCTTAATGGCCGCTCGCTCCATTATGTGCAGCCGCAATTGCAGCGTCGCGCTCTTTCGCGGCCTCTGACTTCTTGTGGTTGAAAACTTTCCGCGCCGCCGCGACTTTCTGGTCGTATTTCTTGTTAGCGGCGGCGATCTCCGTGCGCATTTGGACGATCTCGTCGTTATGTTTGGACGAAGCGGCACCTTGCTCGGCCTGTGGCGCCTGCTGTGCCCACGCGTGCGACACCAACAAGACTGTCGCGGCTACTAGGGTTGCTTTTAGACGATTCACGAGCGCCTCCTGAAGAGTGAAATTTAACGGCTGAGCGGGCGAAAAAGGGCTGAAGCCTGCGCCTACTAAGGCGACAACGCGTGCGCCGAATAGCAGTTCGGCTGCAGCACTTGATGCTGGCTGGCCGGCGAGCGCGTTTCCTCGGGCTGGCGGGTTTCGGCGGCGAATTCCTGGCCCGGCTTTTCCGACGCAAAGTCAATGAATACGTGCGTCTTGCGAGACAGGTCTCGAAAACAACTGCACGACCCATAGCATTAGGAATGCTAATAAGGTTTCGATTTTGCTCAACCCCGGTGACTAGGCGTCTGCAACGCAACCCGCTCCAGCAGTAGATCACTTCCGTGGGGCTTCGCATTCAGAACCTCAGCGTGACATTGAAGCTTGGACCGTTGAAGCGCAGCGTCTGGACCAGTTGATCCCCCGACCCATAGAAAGCTAGATACCGGTACGTCAAACTCAAATCGCCCCACTTCATTGCATAGCCGACCCCGGTCATTGCCTGCCACGTGAACTTTGACGAACCGGCGCCGGCGTCGAGGTAGAACGGCACGTACCACCGGCCGTCATCGGTGATCATCACGCGCCCGCGCACGCCACCAATGCCGTCGAAAATGTTCTGGATCTGAGACACATTGACTTCCGGTGTTTGGCTTACCCCTGTTCCGTTGGTTCTCGTGGCCGACGCATCAAGTGTGGCCTTGACCCCCAGATAGCGCAGTCCTACGATCGCATCGACGTTGCCCCACGACTGCCGCAATACGGTGCGACCGCCACCGAGCTGGAGCAGCGTACCGCGGAAAGTTGTCTTGAAACTGCGCTGAGTCTCCCGAGGACCAAATAGGCCGCTCGCCGTATTGACCGAACTCCCGTGCTGCCCGAAATTCAGGTAAATGGCGTCCGCCAGGATGCTCCAGTCGTCCTTGCGTGCCTCCCCCTGAAGCATAAAAACGAACTTGAGGTTTTGCAGATAGTTATAAGGCCCGGTGGAGGCGTCAGCGTCGCCGCCGGGCAGAGAGAAGCGCAGTGTCCCGCTGACGTTCGGCAACCAGAGGTACGGCGTAACGGCTAATTGCCATGGCGATCCGGTTTCGCCTTGCGCCGGTAGTGCGTCGGAAGCCTGCGCGTTGCTCGCGGCGATCATGACTGCCGCGACACATTCTGAGTAATGGTGCATGACGACTCCCAGGCGCAAGCGTGGACTTGCAAGGGCGCTACACGCGACCCCAAGCTGCCCCTCAGTTGCCCGAGGACTTCAATGTCACTGATGGCGATATGAAGCCTCAATATACTTAACCGGTCCACCCGTCAATACACCCCATGGAGCACACGAGGGAGATGGCGAAGCCTCACGCTCGCAGTAGGGGCGAACATAGTTCGAACGTTCGGATGGCGACTGGCGAGACGCAGCGGCCACAAGCGGTCATTGGTCCACGCAATTGCACGGGCATTCGAACGTCGGGTTGCTGCCGAACTAGAGACTTTCGTTCAGCGGCACGTCGGGCACCAGGTCGGCCTTGACGGGGTCAACACTTGCCCACCTTGATTTGTGACAACTATAAGAGGTCTCTCGACGTGTCGGATATTGTCGATGGCAGACGGCGAACCACCCCATATTGGGGCTGTGCCGCTCTGCGCTCCGAGTGCAATGGTGGCGCGGACCGGAAGCATGGCTCCGCCATCCCACGCTTCGATCTCCGCTGGTACATCTCGATGCGATCGACGGAAGTCTCAAAGCTGCATGGTCAGCTTAGCGAGGGCGACGACGAGCCCAGCGAAATGCATGATTTTTTGAATGATCGCAGTACTCAAGGCGACACCTTGTCCCACCCCGGCCCGGGATCGAATGACTTCATCGCGCCGACCTTCTTGTCACCATCCGGGCCGAGATCGCGCTCATAGACCTGTCCGTCGTGACTGACCATGAAGCTCTTGATGCCCGTTTCCCCATAATGGGCCGGCCATGCGACCACGGCAAAGCCGCCGAACAGACGGCCATTGACCATGTAGTCGTATGCGCCACCCGGCGCATGAGTCCCCTGCGCGCGCAGCAGCTTGTAGTGGTAGCCGTAGTAGCCCGACTCCGATCTGGCGCGAGCGCCGGCTGTCATGAAGGCCGGACCGAGCGGACTCGGTTCTTCATCGGCGCTGGTCGGCCAGTACAGACCATCATGTTTGCCGTTGCTGCTGGCGAACTTGTCCGCATAGACGTAGACCTTGTTGCCGTCGTGATACTTCGATGCGTAGTCGCGTTGTGCATCGTAGATCGCGAGCATCGTCTGGATCACGGCAAGCTCGTTGCGGCCGATCTCCCGAAGGCGCATCTCGTCGGCGCCGGCGCGCATGTCGAATTCCCAGCCTTGCTTCGTTTTCACGAGGGGGATGGGCAGCGTCCAGCCGTCGTTGCCCACGGCGATCCGAGCGTGGTCATCGCCGGTCGTCTGAATCGCATGCGAAGCCTGCCATGCGGTCAGGAACTTGCTGCGCAGCTCGGCGCCGACCGAAGGAATCACGTCGCGGAAGTCGGCGCCCAGCAACGCCCTGAGTTCGCTTTCGTCGTTGTCCGCGACGGCACTGCCGAAGGCGTTCATCGCCGCCTCGGGTGTCTGGAAGAACTTCTGGGCGCTCATCGCGGGAACTGGAATGACGGCGAGCGCGAGCGCGACGGTCAGCGTGCCTCCGGCCAAGGCGAGGAGCGCGCCAATCTCCGATAGTCTCTTCATGATCGCTCTCCTCAGCGCCGTCCGCCGTGGCGCGCACCGCCGCCACCACCACCACCACGCGCGCCGCCACCGCCGCCACCACGATGGAAGTTCGATGACTGGAAGCTCGACTGTCCACGGTTGAAATCGCGTTGCGCCGCGCCACCGCCGCCGCCGACACCCTGAAATGCGGTGTCGCGCGCGCCGCCGCCGTATGCGCCCCGGTTGCCCGCCTGCGCGCCCGCTGCGCCGCCACGGGCGTGTGATTGAGCGCGCTCTGACGTGTGCGCCGGCCGATTGGCGGTCTGAGGCCGATTGGCCGCTGGCGCTTTGCGGTCGGCCGTCTGCGCCCGATTGCCCGCTCCCGCCTGACGATTTTGCGCATGCGCGCGATTGGCGGCGTCGGCGCGGTTGGCGACGTTCGCGTTGTTGGCGCGAGCGGGCCGGTTGGCCGCCTGGTCGCGTGTCGCGGGCCGATTGGCCGCGCCCACGCGCTCCGGCGTAGCGCCGTTGCGTCCGCGATAGTCGCGCCGGGCATCGGCACCTTGCACGCCGCGTGAATACTTGTCGCGCGTTGCGTTGTCGCGATAGGAAACGCCCTGGCGATGCCGCGCGTCATGCTGCCACTTGCCGCCCTCGACCTTGGTGCGGTCGAAGTTGCGATCGATGTTCGTGGCCTTGTTGATGTTGACGTTGACGTCGTTGTTGTTCCAGTTGCAATCGCTGAAGATCGCACCCGCCGCCGCGATGCCCAGGCCCCACGCAAAGCCGCTCGCAAGGGCGGCCCCGGGGTAATACGCCGGTGGGGGCGGCCAGTAGGTCGGCGGATAGGCCGGCGCGGGCCAGGCGCCATACACGACGGTCGGATTGTAGGAGGGCACGTAGATGACCTGCGGATTGGCCGGTTCGATACGCACGATCTGCGTGGGCGGCGCCTGACCCGGCTGGCCGCTCTGGCTCGTGGCGGACCGTGCTTCGACACTCACTTTCTGCTGCGGCGTCGACTTCAGATGTCCGGTGTCCTGCGCGCGAATCCTCAGACGCTGCACGGCGGCCAGCACGTCGTTGGGTTGCGCGAGAAACGCATCGCCGAGTCGCTGGGTCCAGTCCAGCTTGTCGTTCATGGGGACGAGCACCTGGGGAAACGCCACCAGCGACTTCACGCTGACGTCCCATGTCTGATCCTGCACGGCCTTTACCGCGGCGTCGCCTTTCACATTCGGATTCGATCTGACCCAACGCGCGGCGTGCACGATTTCCAGCGGATACGTCGATGCCATCAGCACCTGCGACAGCAGCGAATCAGGATAGAGTGCGATCGGCGCGACCAGCGCCTCGAGTTCCTCGGGCGGATATTGCTGTGCCGCAGGCTGCGTCGCGGAAGCGGGCAGCGGCGGCACAGCCGCAACGGAGGCGGGCACCGCTGCCGAAACCGGCGCCGCGACGGAGGCAGGCGGCGCCGCCGAAGCTTGAGCAGGCGCCGACGCCGCCTGAGTCTGAGCCGGCTGATCCTGCTGTTTCGAGGGGCAGCCTGCCATCAAAACGACGAGGCTGGCACTCAGGAGCCGTCCATAGCGCGTCGTCATGACCACCCCCGTTCGGATATCAAAACGGCCACACCCATTCCGCGATTTCCGGCTTGTCGGTGCCGTGCGTGTGCGCGTAATCCAGATGAGAGATGACCGCGTTCTTCATATCCTCTCTCAGATGCGCGGTTCTACCGCGCAGGCGCGGCACGCGATCGAGCACATCGATCACGAGATTGAAACGATCGACCTGATTGAGTATCGCCAGTTCGAGCGGCGTGTTGATATTGCCCTTCTCTTTATAGCCGCGCACGTGCAGATTCTCGTGATTGCGGAACCGGTAGGCGAGCCTGTGGATCAGCCACGGATAGCCGTGGAAATTGAAGATCACGGGCTTGTCGATGGTGAACAGGCTCTCGAAATTGCGCACGCTCGAGCCGTGCGGATGCTCCGTGTTCGGTTGCATCTTGAAGAGATCGACTACGTTCACGAAGCGCACCTTGAGCTCCGGCAGACGCTCGCGGAGTATGGCGGTCGCGGCGAGCGCTTCCTGCGTCGCGACATCGCCGCAGGACGCCATGACCACGTCGGGTTCGTCGTTCTCGTCGTTGCTCGCGCGGCGCCACACACCGATGCCCTTCGCGCAGTGGACGATCGCCTCGTCGATGGTCGTGAACTGCAAATGCTTCTGCTTGTCCGCGACGATCACATTGATGCAATCGCTCGAGCGCAGGCACTGGTCGGCCACGACGAGCAGCGTGTTGGCGTCCGGCGGCAGATACACGCGCGTCACTGAAGGGCTCTTGTTGGTGACGAGATCGATGAAGCCCGGATCCTGATGCGAGAAGCCATTGTGATCCTGCCGCCATACGGTGGACGAGAGCAGGATGGTTTCCGACGAAACCGACGCGCGCCACGGCACATGGTTCTTGCAGATGTCGAGCCATTTCGCATGCTGATTGAACATCGAATCGATCACATGCGCGAATGCTTCGTAGGTGTGAAAGAAGCCGTGTCGCCCTGACAGCAGATAGCCTTCGAGCCAGCCGAGCAGCGTGTGTTCGGAGAGCATTTCCATGACGCGGCCATCGCGCGACAGCTCGCCGCCGTCCGCGTCTTCCGGAAGGAGATCGGCCATCCAGACTTTCTTGCTGACTTCATAGATGGCCTGAAGGCGATTCGATGCCGTTTCGTCGGGGCCGAACACGCGGAACCTGTCCATGTTGCAACGCATGACGTCGCGCAGGAACGCGCCCAGCGGACGCGTGTTTTCGTGCTGGATCTTGCCGGCCTGACCGACGTCGACGGCATAGGCGCGGAAATCGGGAAGCTTCAGTTCCTTGCGCAGCACGCCGCCGTTCGTGTGGGGATTCGCGCTCATGCGTCGCGTGCCGGTGGGCGCGATCGCCCGAATCTCCGCGCGCAGCCTGCCGTCGTCGTCGAAAAGCTCTTCGGGCTTGTAGCTCTGCATCCAGCGTTCGAGCACCGCGAGATTCGCGGGATTGTTATGCACATCGGAGAACGGCACCTGATGCGCGCGCCACGAGCCCTCGACCTTGTGGCCGTTGATTTCCTTCGGGCCGGTCCAGCCTTTCGGCGTGCGCAACACGATCATCGGCCAGCGCGGCCGCTCGACGTCCTTACCGTTGCGCGCTTCGTCCCAGATCGCGCGGATCCCGGCGGTCGCGGCATCGAGCGTTTCCGCCATCTTCCGATGCATTTCGGCCGGATCCGATCCCTCGACGAAATAAGGCCGGTAGCCATAGCCGACGAACAAGGCCTCCAGTTCCTCGTGGCTGATGCGCGCGAGGATCGTCGGATTGGCGATCTTGTAGCCGTTCAGGTTCAGGATCGGCAGCACGGCGCCGTCGCGCGCGGGATTGATGAACTTGTTCGAGTGCCAGGCCGTCGCGAGCGGACCGGTCTCCGCTTCGCCGTCGCCGACCACGCACGCGACGATCAAGCCCGGGTTGTCCAGTGCCGCCCCATAGGCGTGAGAGAGGCTATAGCCAAGCTCTCCGCCTTCATGAATGGAGCCCGGGGTTTCCGGTGTCACGTGTGAGCCGATATGACCGGGAAAAGAGAACTGCTTGAAGAACTTCTGCATGCCTTCTGCATCTTCGCTCTTGTCCGGATACACCTCCGAATAGGTGCCTTCCAGATAGGCGGGGCCGAGCACGCCGGGCGCGCCATGACCGGGTCCTGCCATGAAGATCACGTCGAGATCGTCGCGCTTGATTACGCGGTTCAGATGCGCCCACGTGAACGAGAGAGCGGGGCTCGCGCCCCAGTGACCGAGCAGGCGTTGTTTAACGTGCCCGGACTTGAGCGGCTCTCGCAGCAGGGGATTTTCGATGAGAAAGATCATGCCCGCCGAAAGGTAATTGCACGCGCGCCACCATGCATCGACGAGTCGAAGTTCATCGCTCTCGGGAACGGGCTTTTGCGGTGCGTCGCTTCTGGAGTGCTTGCTCATAACGACGTCTCCATTCAATGAACGTGCATCGGAATGTATGTCGCATGTATCCGCGCGGCGTTGCACCGCGCACAGGGGCGAGGACTCGGAGCGCCGCTCGTGTCATCGACGGCCTTGGATGACCCTTCGATATAGAGTCGATATCATGCACGGGCATGAAATTCAAGTAGCGCAGCTTGGATCGATCTCAATGCTCGATTCCATCGAGACACCGGGTAAGTCAGTATTGAATGTCTCTCGCCGCCTGACGCTGCCTTATTCCATATTGTCAGGTTCGCTCGCCATTTCCCCGTCGCGTTCGTATGCGCGAATTAGCACCGGTCGCAGCGGCAGAAATCTTGAACATGGCCAAGGCCTCCCGGCTCATGTCGTCCCTGCTGTCTCGTCTGCCGCTTATCCTGTCTGCATGGAGCGTTGGATTGCCGGTTGCCGCGCGTGAATGATGCCGTTTTCGAAACACATCATGTTTCGACCACGCTGGAAGGGGGCGGATTCGTAGGCTACGAGTACAGTCACGTCAACGATGTGCCGTATCGTCTGCGGGTTGAGGTCACCGTTGTCACCAACGCCGGAAACACCTATACGGGCGCGCGCGTGTCGTTGAACACGAGTGCCTGAGTTCCGTTGCATTCGCGCGTGTTCGTCGGCGGCGGAGTGGGGTGCGACGTAGCTAAGTGGCGGTTTTAACGAAACGTATTACGGCGTCGCGCCCGAGGATGCGCAGAAAAGCGGTCGGTCTGCCGGTCTTTAAGCCCGAGGGCGGTCTCAATCAACTGGTTGGCTGGATCGCCGGGATATATCAACCGAGCCCGAAATGGTATGCAGGCGCGATGGTGTACTACCAGCGGCTGATGGGCGAATCCGCAGCGAGTCCCATTGTGGCGCAGCGCGGTACGCGTAATCAGTTGACTTACGGCGTGGGTATCGCCTATGCCTTTCAATGAGCGGACTGGAACCGCAATCCGTCGATGCTCAACTCACTACGCCGCTCGGTTCTTTCTTGAGAAGTCGCGCCCCCTTGCCGCAGGTCGGAACGAAAGCAGTGTCGATCGGGGCTTTGCTATGATCCGACGGATAAAAGAAAAGTCGCCTTCGATCCATTGCGCCTATGCCTTTGGCTGAACTATCTTTGATGAGGGACCCCGCGAACAGCTTCTGCGGCAGGACGATCATCGAGTGCGAATGTGACATGAAAGCTTTGGTCGGTGGTCTGGCTGCTTGTCTGCTTGCGTCGATGTCGGT is drawn from Caballeronia sp. NK8 and contains these coding sequences:
- a CDS encoding DUF2950 domain-containing protein; protein product: MSAQKFFQTPEAAMNAFGSAVADNDESELRALLGADFRDVIPSVGAELRSKFLTAWQASHAIQTTGDDHARIAVGNDGWTLPIPLVKTKQGWEFDMRAGADEMRLREIGRNELAVIQTMLAIYDAQRDYASKYHDGNKVYVYADKFASSNGKHDGLYWPTSADEEPSPLGPAFMTAGARARSESGYYGYHYKLLRAQGTHAPGGAYDYMVNGRLFGGFAVVAWPAHYGETGIKSFMVSHDGQVYERDLGPDGDKKVGAMKSFDPGPGWDKVSP
- a CDS encoding DUF3300 domain-containing protein; the encoded protein is MTTRYGRLLSASLVVLMAGCPSKQQDQPAQTQAASAPAQASAAPPASVAAPVSAAVPASVAAVPPLPASATQPAAQQYPPEELEALVAPIALYPDSLLSQVLMASTYPLEIVHAARWVRSNPNVKGDAAVKAVQDQTWDVSVKSLVAFPQVLVPMNDKLDWTQRLGDAFLAQPNDVLAAVQRLRIRAQDTGHLKSTPQQKVSVEARSATSQSGQPGQAPPTQIVRIEPANPQVIYVPSYNPTVVYGAWPAPAYPPTYWPPPPAYYPGAALASGFAWGLGIAAAGAIFSDCNWNNNDVNVNINKATNIDRNFDRTKVEGGKWQHDARHRQGVSYRDNATRDKYSRGVQGADARRDYRGRNGATPERVGAANRPATRDQAANRPARANNANVANRADAANRAHAQNRQAGAGNRAQTADRKAPAANRPQTANRPAHTSERAQSHARGGAAGAQAGNRGAYGGGARDTAFQGVGGGGGAAQRDFNRGQSSFQSSNFHRGGGGGGARGGGGGGGARHGGRR
- a CDS encoding phosphoketolase — protein: MSKHSRSDAPQKPVPESDELRLVDAWWRACNYLSAGMIFLIENPLLREPLKSGHVKQRLLGHWGASPALSFTWAHLNRVIKRDDLDVIFMAGPGHGAPGVLGPAYLEGTYSEVYPDKSEDAEGMQKFFKQFSFPGHIGSHVTPETPGSIHEGGELGYSLSHAYGAALDNPGLIVACVVGDGEAETGPLATAWHSNKFINPARDGAVLPILNLNGYKIANPTILARISHEELEALFVGYGYRPYFVEGSDPAEMHRKMAETLDAATAGIRAIWDEARNGKDVERPRWPMIVLRTPKGWTGPKEINGHKVEGSWRAHQVPFSDVHNNPANLAVLERWMQSYKPEELFDDDGRLRAEIRAIAPTGTRRMSANPHTNGGVLRKELKLPDFRAYAVDVGQAGKIQHENTRPLGAFLRDVMRCNMDRFRVFGPDETASNRLQAIYEVSKKVWMADLLPEDADGGELSRDGRVMEMLSEHTLLGWLEGYLLSGRHGFFHTYEAFAHVIDSMFNQHAKWLDICKNHVPWRASVSSETILLSSTVWRQDHNGFSHQDPGFIDLVTNKSPSVTRVYLPPDANTLLVVADQCLRSSDCINVIVADKQKHLQFTTIDEAIVHCAKGIGVWRRASNDENDEPDVVMASCGDVATQEALAATAILRERLPELKVRFVNVVDLFKMQPNTEHPHGSSVRNFESLFTIDKPVIFNFHGYPWLIHRLAYRFRNHENLHVRGYKEKGNINTPLELAILNQVDRFNLVIDVLDRVPRLRGRTAHLREDMKNAVISHLDYAHTHGTDKPEIAEWVWPF
- a CDS encoding MipA/OmpV family protein: MRRKAVGLPVFKPEGGLNQLVGWIAGIYQPSPKWYAGAMVYYQRLMGESAASPIVAQRGTRNQLTYGVGIAYAFQ